In Plasmodium falciparum 3D7 genome assembly, chromosome: 6, the genomic window aacaatatatgtaataataacaatatatgtaataataacaatatatgtaataataacaatatatgtaataataacaatatatgtaataataacaatatatgtaataataacaatatatataataataacaatttatataataataacaatttatataataataacaatttatataataataacaatgttaatgttaattttttaaaaaaaaaattatttgatagcttaaaaaaagtaaacCATATAAGTGAACAAAGTATCTCCCTTATATTACAAGCATGTAGTAAATCATccgaaaaaaataaagaacttttagatattttaaaagttataataatattaaaattaaaaaaagaaaagaaatgttCTGATATTTTTCTTAGTAGTGTTATACATTCATATGCTTCAGTtaattataaagataaaatattattcaatatattatcaaattatatatgtacaaatattaattatattaatgtaaaagcattaattattatattaaatagttATGTTAATATTGAAATATtgaatattaaattattttctatatccTTAAATAAGCTAGCGAAAAAAGATGTATTACGAAACCTATCAAATCAATGTACTTCCAATATTATAACAATCTTTACAAAGacttatcattatttagataaaataaaaataaattttatatttaacacAATAATTCAAAGAATAAAACAAGAATACAACGAATACAATAAGTGTCAGGTATACGTCAAAGAGAATGtctcttataataataaatccgTTTCATTTTCTACAACACctttaataaacaaaaaaaataaaataataataaataataataataataataataattacaattataataataataataattattattattataatttcccAGAGAATATAATATCACATAACCATTCAACTTATTTAAAATACATACCAcgtaatataaatagtacAAGTAAGAAAAAgcacaaatataataaaaacgaAACTGATGAACGAGACAGGAATGAAGTTGttaatcaaaataaatttttcatCTTAAACTTTTTAACAAAACATATaactaatatattaaataatttaagtaAATTAAATATGGCTGACAcgaaattatatgaaatattttcatctctcattctgaaaaaaaaaaaaaacgataTCAACAAACTTGATATTCTTAATATCACAAGTTCTTATTCTAGAGCTTCATATAGAAACGAGAACATATATGATCTAATAATAGAGTATTCTAAACAATATATTGTACAAAACGATTTAAAATATGtagaatttattaatttatttacaaGTATTAGtactttttatatacttGAAAAAAACGAGCCttctaatatatacaaaacgAAATTTGAAGAAATTATCAAGTGTATGATTCAAAGGTTAAAGGGGGAGGACGAAAAaagtattaataaaaataaaaggaaagaTATAgatggaaaaatatatgacaaggtgaatataaaaaaggataatGTTATACGTACacataatttaaatgaaacatataaaaatatattgaatacATATGAGGAAAGTCCTGATaaacatatgaataataatatatatgaagagtgtgtagaaaaaaatattaaagatcTACATGTCAAtgattattgttattgttataattatgataatataagaaataaaaatattttggataatttaaatattaatcatttggcttatatattatcaactTTATGTAAATTGAATATACATgatgattatatttataataaatgtgttataaatataagaaagaaaatatttaaaataaatagtaAATGTTTATctatttatcttttatatataagtaaatttaatataattcaagatacatatataaaaaatgttatagcTAGCTGTTATAAATtggaatatgaaaaaaaaaaaaaaaaaaaaaaaaaaaaaattacaaatttaaataataataataatatatttttaaaaatgaataatttatataaacaattattatcgaatgatataataaattcaatatatattattagatgtctaataaaaaatgatgtagatcttataaaaaataaaaataaaaatatatataatctgaagaataatattaatgatggATTTCATTCAAATAATAGGTATAACAAcaacatatatgtaatatattttaatttactttatatatataacttttatTCAACCAAAAATTATGACATTTCGTTAATTAACTTTAGTagagataataatgataataataaaacactTTTGTCTTTTATATCGGAGAAAgaaagtgaaaaaaaaaaaaaaaaaaataatacaactTGTCATATGGATAAAAGTGAACAccataaaataaagaaaaaattacattCTCCTCATATTTCTGATCAacataatgatgatgataataatattataaaaatggatGACATCTTTTTTGAAGAAcaagataatattataaaaacaagagaattaaatatacacggttcttgtatattattaaatagtttatcatatttattgacacatgtatatttttataatgaaaaatattacaaaataatatattatttattactttataattttaaatatgtttttaaaaaatta contains:
- a CDS encoding heptatricopeptide repeat-containing protein, putative, with the protein product MFNYFLRSIKNCKSKDDVTHLSRKFLKNINHFNTYEIALCINKFSKIEFEDPLFWKHFCLLITTRDENFVKKFLSTKRNDINNNKCHNKVYDTYDDYDKHNVMKVKNNLPNVDEHKRDEKNNNVSFKNVTCKKKDDIIEYNLFHEEKEEEKKKKKDKLLHLFNIEELCLILNSLSKVNIKNDDILKYASHKLINHINLNKYLINTIKALTSLSGSTQGRKNKSLEIKNDDEIKNDDEIKNDDEIKNDDDIKNDDEIKNDDEIKNDDNINNCNNTNGCDDNTYKPINVQHILQDKIYQNINNLNNILTEKDLSILIELMITHNNIDNKNKEDKLWDDKNIVIKNTKKDSKTIKEKINTYNDNIEINNNICNNNNICNNNNICNNNNICNNNNICNNNNICNNNNICNNNNICNNNNIYNNNNLYNNNNLYNNNNLYNNNNVNVNFLKKKLFDSLKKVNHISEQSISLILQACSKSSEKNKELLDILKVIIILKLKKEKKCSDIFLSSVIHSYASVNYKDKILFNILSNYICTNINYINVKALIIILNSYVNIEILNIKLFSISLNKLAKKDVLRNLSNQCTSNIITIFTKTYHYLDKIKINFIFNTIIQRIKQEYNEYNKCQVYVKENVSYNNKSVSFSTTPLINKKNKIIINNNNNNNNYNYNNNNNYYYYNFPENIISHNHSTYLKYIPRNINSTSKKKHKYNKNETDERDRNEVVNQNKFFILNFLTKHITNILNNLSKLNMADTKLYEIFSSLILKKKKNDINKLDILNITSSYSRASYRNENIYDLIIEYSKQYIVQNDLKYVEFINLFTSISTFYILEKNEPSNIYKTKFEEIIKCMIQRLKGEDEKSINKNKRKDIDGKIYDKVNIKKDNVIRTHNLNETYKNILNTYEESPDKHMNNNIYEECVEKNIKDLHVNDYCYCYNYDNIRNKNILDNLNINHLAYILSTLCKLNIHDDYIYNKCVINIRKKIFKINSKCLSIYLLYISKFNIIQDTYIKNVIASCYKLEYEKKKKKKKKKITNLNNNNNIFLKMNNLYKQLLSNDIINSIYIIRCLIKNDVDLIKNKNKNIYNLKNNINDGFHSNNRYNNNIYVIYFNLLYIYNFYSTKNYDISLINFSRDNNDNNKTLLSFISEKESEKKKKKNNTTCHMDKSEHHKIKKKLHSPHISDQHNDDDNNIIKMDDIFFEEQDNIIKTRELNIHGSCILLNSLSYLLTHVYFYNEKYYKIIYYLLLYNFKYVFKKLKLKYSIYDLLYNLKDIHNEKQTKYIVQDIIDSASLRQLYMSILMLYYLYPLHVCTNNTYNNIIHKYPLFLLQYIYFFLKYSPIISFEKYRSIYNSLNNIKFIYYNNDYSQKKKKKMNHEKNIYHKHDDIKRPNISTIELNVYNIILNILRKKNILQHFNLSTTFNVYMYSVDILIKSKKKKQKK